The window CTGCAATTCTGGGATATCGGACTCCCCTATGCTTCCGGAAAATCGCTGTCGTTGTATGATTGCTGGACGCATAAAGAAATAGGCATATTTAAAGAAAGATATGCTCCAGTAGTTCCGGCTCATGATTGTCTGATTATGCGGGCGAAATTAGTGTAAAGGGATCATGAACATGAATAGGACATGCAGAGCGTGCGGAGTTCCCCTAATGACGGATGATGTAGCGATATACCTGAAGCTTGTTACGCGAAATGCGCAAGATTTCCTGTGTATAGACTGTCTTGGCGAGCAACTGAAATGCGGCCGCAGCCCCATTGAGAAGCTGATCAAATATTTCCGGGAATCCGGGAATTGTGTGCTATTTCGCTAAGCTAGCCTTCTGATCGCATCAGATCAGCCAGTAATATCAATACCGGCTTCCGCAGGATGCTCCATTAGGGCCTTTCTATATTGCGACGGAGTGTACGAGGTTGCTTTTTTAAATACTTTTGAAAAATACAACGGGTCCTGGTAGCCTACCGAATAGGCCAATGACTGGATGGATAACTGTGCATTTTTCAATAATTCGCAGGCCCGCTGAATCCGGAAGGCAGTCAGATAGCCGGAAATGGATATACCGTTCTCTTCCTTAAATAACCGGAACAAATAGCTGCGCTCAATGTTCACAAATTCGACTACGTCCAGAACCGATAAGGAAGGCTTCCAAAAGTTGCTTTCAATGAATTCCCTTGCGGATAAGGCATAATCCTTTTTGAGAAAAGCTGTTTCACTAGGGTAGTGTTCCATGTAATAGGACAACAAAAGATGCAGTCCTGCATCCGAACGCTCCCGTTCGAACGGCTCCATTCCGGCAGCTTTGACCCTTTGAAAGAATGGTTTGAAATCCTGCGTCGATGCCTCCAGGACCGGATGACCAGGTGTAATATGAATCATCGATATAAGGCGTGAGGCCTTAAGTCCGCTAAATTCAATCCAATAATACTCCCACGGATCCTGCGGATCGGGATAATAGTATACTTCCGTGTCAGGAAATATAACGAAACTTTCGCCCGCCGTTAATGAAAAAGTTGTATGGCATGTGTTCAAGTATCCCTTACCGCTTACAATATAGTGCAAGGCAAAAACATCGCGGACACCCGGTCCCCATTTGTGTAAATTTGCAGGTTTATAACCGTTTCCTTTACAAATTGAACTGTCTCTGAAACCGGAATACATTGACTTCATAGGCTGCACCTGTATCCTTTGCATCAAGTTCATAGCTCTCTGTTTCTTATACCTCCCGATTATACCATTATCCTATCCAATGTTTGAGTTGTAACAGATAACAGTTCTTAATAGCTATAAAATAACTGCAAATTGACAGGTTGTCCGCCTTTATTTGTAAACGCTATACTTATTTTGAATTCATAGATTGTTTGAGGAGGAATGAAAAAGTATGACAACCGCTAGTAATCACCATTCAGTTACCTATACTAATCCGATAATGCCTGGTTTTTATCCGGATCCGTCAGTATGCCGGGTCGGGGAAGACTATTATTTGGTGACATCGACATTTGCCTATTTTCCTGGTGTTCCGATTTTCCAAAGCCGTGATCTTGTGAATTGGAAGCAGATCGGCAATGTGCTTGACCGTCCTTCACAATTGAACTTACAAGGAGCCAGGCACTCCGCGGGGATTTTTGCTCCAACGATACGTTATCACGAGGGCAAGTTCTATATGGTTACAACCAATGTAACCCATGGCGGGAATTTCGTTGTGACAGCAACCAATCCTGCCGGGCCGTGGTCTGAACCTTATTTTATTGAAGGAGCTATAGGGATTGACCCTACCATTTTCTTTGATGATGACGGAAGAGCCTATTATTTGGGTACAAGGCCTAACTCAACCGGAGTACGCTATGACGGCAACTGGGAAGTATGGATTCAGGAACTGAACCTGGAGACCATGGAGCTTGCAGGTGAGAGCTATGTACTTTGGAGAGGAGCCATGACAGATGTGATTTGGCCGGAAGGGCCGCATCTGTACAAGAAAGATGGCTTCTATTATTTAATGATTGCAGAGGGAGGAACAGGGCCGAATCACGCGGTGACCGTTGCCCGCAGCCGGAAGCTGACAGAAGGCTATGCCGGCAATCCGAATAATCCGATCATTACGCATCGTCATCTGGGCAAACATTATCCGGTTATTAATGTGGGGCATGCCGATTTAGTTCAGGCTGAAGACGGTCAATGGTTTATGGTGATGCTCGCTTCACGCCCTTATGGAGGCAGCTATAGTAATTTGGGGCGGGAGACGTTCCTTGCTTCAGTGGTCTGGGAGGACGGATGGCCTGTAGTCAATGAGGGACGGGGAATTCTGGAGGAGCAGGGGGTCATGGGATTGACGCCGGTTCCAGTGGAGCCGCAATTGCGCTGTGACCATTTTGACAGTGACAGGCTGGCACTTAAGTGGATGTTCTTAAGAAATCCGCAGGCGGATTTATATTCATTGACAGAACGTAAAGGATATTTGCGTCTAAAGCTAAAACCCCAGACGTTCAAGGATCAGGATAATCTCAGCTTTGTCTGTCTGCGGCAACAGCATTTTGACTATGCAGCTGCTGCTGTGATGGAGTTTGAGGCACAGAGCATCCATGAATCGGCAGGTTTGGCTGTCATTCAAAATGAAATGTTTCATATCCGGTTCGAGCGCGTGCTGCATGATGACAAGCAAGTCTTACGAGTTGTGACCTGTATCAATGGCCAGGAGACGAACGTTGCGCAGGCTGATGTTGATGCTCAGCGGGTATATTTAAAGATGGCTGCGAGAGGCCAGGCGTTGAGCTTCTATTACAGCACCGACGGTAATCAATATCATTTGGTTGCAGAACATGTAGATACTACTAGTTTGAGTACCGAGGTGGCAGGCGGATTTGTAGGCTGCTGCATAGGGATGTATTGCACAAGTAACGGTACAGCCTCTGACAATGTGGCTGATTTTGATTCGTTTGAATATGGCGGATATTAAAGCGAATACCCATCCTATCTAATACAACTGAATATGGAATAAACGAGGAATCTGGAGGGGGATAGAAGCTCTTTAGGTTCCTTTTTTTCTGTCTAACAGTAAAGGTGAATTTTTAAAAGGAAATAATTGTACACGAGGGAAAGTTGGATTATGCTTGGTAATTAAGAATGTTCTATACCTTTTTAGTCAGGTGAAGATTAAGCAAAGGAGATGCTGGCAATGTCGGGGTACGATTTTCCGAGAAATGAAACGAAGAAGCCGGGGTATAAGCTGGTCTATGAGGATGATTTTGATTCAGGAGACCTGGACCGCAGCAAATGGCTCCCATTCTATCTGCCGCAATGGAGCAGCCGTGCCAAGACCCAGGCGAATTACCGGTTCGAGGACAGCCAGCTGATCCTGCAAATTACAGAA of the Paenibacillus pedocola genome contains:
- a CDS encoding AraC family transcriptional regulator, encoding MNLMQRIQVQPMKSMYSGFRDSSICKGNGYKPANLHKWGPGVRDVFALHYIVSGKGYLNTCHTTFSLTAGESFVIFPDTEVYYYPDPQDPWEYYWIEFSGLKASRLISMIHITPGHPVLEASTQDFKPFFQRVKAAGMEPFERERSDAGLHLLLSYYMEHYPSETAFLKKDYALSAREFIESNFWKPSLSVLDVVEFVNIERSYLFRLFKEENGISISGYLTAFRIQRACELLKNAQLSIQSLAYSVGYQDPLYFSKVFKKATSYTPSQYRKALMEHPAEAGIDITG
- a CDS encoding glycoside hydrolase family 43 protein translates to MTTASNHHSVTYTNPIMPGFYPDPSVCRVGEDYYLVTSTFAYFPGVPIFQSRDLVNWKQIGNVLDRPSQLNLQGARHSAGIFAPTIRYHEGKFYMVTTNVTHGGNFVVTATNPAGPWSEPYFIEGAIGIDPTIFFDDDGRAYYLGTRPNSTGVRYDGNWEVWIQELNLETMELAGESYVLWRGAMTDVIWPEGPHLYKKDGFYYLMIAEGGTGPNHAVTVARSRKLTEGYAGNPNNPIITHRHLGKHYPVINVGHADLVQAEDGQWFMVMLASRPYGGSYSNLGRETFLASVVWEDGWPVVNEGRGILEEQGVMGLTPVPVEPQLRCDHFDSDRLALKWMFLRNPQADLYSLTERKGYLRLKLKPQTFKDQDNLSFVCLRQQHFDYAAAAVMEFEAQSIHESAGLAVIQNEMFHIRFERVLHDDKQVLRVVTCINGQETNVAQADVDAQRVYLKMAARGQALSFYYSTDGNQYHLVAEHVDTTSLSTEVAGGFVGCCIGMYCTSNGTASDNVADFDSFEYGGY